Proteins found in one Aneurinibacillus uraniidurans genomic segment:
- the spoVE gene encoding stage V sporulation protein E — MTKARSTPDFIIIVVTFVLLAVGVIMVYSSSAVVAAQKGDAFFFTKRQLIFAILGVAAMFVTMNVDYWVWKKWAKPGLFFCFFLLVIVLIIGREVNGAKSWLGIGAFGIQPAEFTKLGMAAFLAKWLSDNQKDIGSFTKGLVPTLGIVCVAFGLIMLQPDLGTGTVLLGTSVLMIFIAGARLQHLFGLAFLGLIGFAGLIAVAPYRMKRITAFIDPWQDPLGAGYQLIQSLYAIGPGGLMGLGLGMSRQKFLYLPEPYNDFIFSILAEELGFIGGATVLLLFLLLLWRGMRIAVTAPDLFGSLLATGIIGMVAIQVIINVGVVTGLFPVTGITLPFLSYGGSSLTLMLTGIGVLLNISRYSRA; from the coding sequence ATGACCAAGGCCCGTTCCACTCCTGATTTTATTATTATTGTTGTGACATTTGTCCTGCTTGCTGTCGGTGTCATTATGGTGTACAGTTCAAGTGCTGTCGTAGCGGCTCAAAAAGGGGACGCGTTCTTTTTTACAAAGCGACAGCTTATTTTTGCCATACTCGGTGTTGCTGCCATGTTTGTTACGATGAATGTGGATTACTGGGTGTGGAAAAAATGGGCGAAACCCGGTTTGTTCTTCTGTTTCTTCCTGCTCGTGATCGTGCTAATTATTGGTCGGGAAGTAAACGGTGCCAAGTCCTGGCTGGGTATTGGCGCATTTGGCATCCAGCCTGCTGAGTTTACGAAGTTGGGAATGGCTGCGTTTCTTGCGAAATGGCTATCAGATAACCAGAAGGACATTGGTTCTTTCACAAAAGGGCTGGTACCGACATTAGGAATTGTATGTGTAGCGTTCGGTTTGATTATGCTCCAGCCCGATCTAGGAACAGGAACTGTACTGCTTGGTACATCGGTTTTGATGATTTTTATAGCGGGAGCACGTTTGCAGCATCTGTTTGGGCTGGCTTTTCTCGGATTGATCGGATTTGCGGGACTGATTGCGGTTGCCCCGTATCGAATGAAGCGGATTACCGCCTTTATTGATCCATGGCAGGACCCGCTTGGTGCAGGTTATCAGCTCATTCAATCCTTGTATGCGATTGGTCCTGGTGGCTTGATGGGACTTGGCCTTGGAATGAGCCGACAGAAGTTTTTGTATTTGCCAGAGCCATATAATGATTTTATTTTCTCCATCCTGGCCGAGGAACTAGGATTTATCGGCGGGGCCACCGTTCTACTTTTGTTCCTGTTGCTGCTGTGGCGGGGGATGCGGATTGCGGTGACGGCTCCCGATTTATTTGGTAGTTTGCTAGCCACCGGGATTATCGGGATGGTGGCCATTCAAGTTATTATCAATGTCGGGGTTGTTACCGGGCTTTTTCCGGTCACGGGAATTACCCTTCCGTTTTTAAGCTATGGAGGCTCCTCACTTACGCTGATGCTGACCGGGATCGGCGTCCTGCTAAATATCTCGCGTTATTCGCGTGCGTAG
- the murB gene encoding UDP-N-acetylmuramate dehydrogenase produces MQKLMGELIEANVGAVLMNEPLANHTTWKIGGPADLLIEPTDREALARSMKLVYKHGMPWRVLGRGSNLLVRDGGIRGVVFKLNEGFEHLHFNGEEVEVGAGYSFIRLAVMAGKEGLTGLEFAGGIPGTVGGAIYMNAGAHGSDVSRILQVADVLLENGEQVRWTKEELGFGYRKSILQTQQAIVTGAVFKLAHGDRKTIAGQMASYKDRRRQTQPLSMPCAGSVFRNPPGDHAGRLIESAGLKGMTVGGAQISEKHANFIVNLGNAKAQDVLDLMQQAKAIVAERTGFELVPEVLVIGEA; encoded by the coding sequence ATGCAGAAGTTGATGGGAGAGCTTATAGAAGCTAATGTCGGAGCTGTACTTATGAATGAGCCGCTAGCCAATCACACCACATGGAAGATTGGCGGGCCGGCAGATCTACTCATTGAACCGACCGATAGAGAGGCGCTTGCACGCAGTATGAAACTCGTATATAAACATGGCATGCCATGGCGTGTACTTGGAAGAGGGTCTAATCTGCTTGTACGGGACGGGGGAATCCGTGGGGTTGTTTTTAAACTGAATGAAGGGTTTGAACACCTTCATTTTAACGGGGAAGAAGTCGAGGTGGGAGCCGGTTATTCTTTTATTCGCTTAGCGGTAATGGCAGGAAAAGAGGGACTGACTGGACTTGAATTCGCCGGTGGCATTCCTGGTACTGTAGGTGGCGCTATCTATATGAATGCGGGTGCGCATGGCTCGGATGTGTCACGTATTTTGCAAGTTGCTGACGTGTTGCTTGAGAACGGGGAGCAGGTACGCTGGACGAAAGAAGAACTGGGCTTCGGTTATCGCAAATCGATTTTGCAAACACAGCAGGCAATCGTAACAGGTGCTGTGTTCAAGTTGGCCCATGGTGATCGGAAAACAATCGCCGGACAGATGGCATCTTATAAAGATCGTCGTCGTCAAACACAACCGCTCTCGATGCCGTGTGCGGGCAGTGTATTCCGTAATCCACCTGGAGATCATGCAGGGCGTCTAATCGAGAGTGCGGGCCTAAAAGGGATGACTGTGGGAGGAGCTCAGATTTCGGAGAAGCATGCCAACTTTATCGTCAACCTCGGCAACGCCAAAGCACAGGACGTCCTTGATCTGATGCAGCAGGCAAAAGCGATTGTAGCAGAGCGCACAGGTTTTGAACTTGTGCCGGAAGTGCTTGTTATTGGCGAGGCGTAA
- the murG gene encoding undecaprenyldiphospho-muramoylpentapeptide beta-N-acetylglucosaminyltransferase has product MNIVISGGGTGGHIYPALALIQEIKRHEPDSRVLYIGTERGLEATLVPKEGVPFESVYITGFKRSLSFENVKTVMRFLKATSRAKKLIRDFKPDVVVGTGGYVCGPVVYAGHALGIPTLIHEQNVIPGLTNKFLSRYTERVAVTFEGSAPYFPAEKTVVTGNPRASEVVRANGEAGLASLGVPAGKKYVLIVGGSRGAKAINDAVIQLVPHLHEHADYHIIYVTGEVHYEQTIKAIGDVPPNMTIRPFIYNMPEVLAGIDLIVNRAGASFLAEITALGLPSILIPSPYVTNNHQEKNGRWLEEQGAARVILESELSGKTLLESIDHILKDESLTQTMSTASRSLGQTDAATLVYNELKAIIKAPK; this is encoded by the coding sequence ATGAACATCGTCATTAGCGGAGGAGGGACGGGAGGGCATATCTACCCGGCCCTCGCTCTCATTCAGGAAATAAAACGGCATGAGCCGGATTCGCGTGTGCTCTACATTGGCACCGAGCGCGGACTTGAGGCTACACTTGTTCCGAAAGAAGGCGTTCCGTTTGAATCCGTTTATATTACCGGATTTAAACGGAGCCTTTCGTTTGAGAACGTCAAAACGGTTATGCGCTTTTTGAAAGCGACAAGTCGGGCAAAGAAGCTGATTCGAGACTTTAAGCCGGATGTAGTAGTCGGCACAGGTGGGTATGTGTGTGGTCCGGTTGTCTATGCAGGTCATGCGCTTGGCATCCCGACACTTATCCACGAGCAGAATGTCATTCCAGGGCTGACCAACAAGTTTCTATCTCGCTATACCGAGCGTGTGGCAGTCACATTTGAAGGGTCTGCGCCTTATTTTCCAGCAGAGAAAACAGTTGTTACCGGCAATCCGCGTGCGAGTGAAGTGGTGCGGGCAAATGGTGAGGCGGGGCTTGCTTCGCTTGGCGTTCCGGCAGGCAAAAAGTATGTGCTCATCGTCGGAGGAAGTCGGGGGGCGAAAGCGATTAATGATGCGGTGATTCAGCTCGTTCCGCATCTTCATGAACATGCTGATTATCATATTATATATGTAACGGGAGAGGTACATTACGAGCAGACTATAAAGGCAATTGGAGATGTGCCGCCGAATATGACGATTCGCCCGTTTATTTATAACATGCCAGAAGTGCTGGCAGGGATTGATCTAATCGTAAATCGTGCCGGAGCGTCGTTCCTTGCTGAGATTACAGCTCTTGGTTTGCCCTCGATCCTTATTCCATCGCCGTATGTAACAAACAATCATCAGGAGAAAAATGGGCGCTGGTTGGAAGAGCAAGGTGCGGCCCGCGTTATTTTGGAATCTGAACTGAGTGGCAAAACACTACTAGAATCGATTGATCATATTCTAAAAGATGAGAGTCTTACGCAAACGATGAGTACCGCCTCACGTTCGCTCGGCCAGACGGATGCGGCAACGCTCGTATACAACGAATTAAAAGCAATTATAAAGGCGCCAAAGTAA